In Poecile atricapillus isolate bPoeAtr1 chromosome 22, bPoeAtr1.hap1, whole genome shotgun sequence, a genomic segment contains:
- the LOC131587408 gene encoding arylacetamide deacetylase-like 4, with the protein MAVVLTVLVLFLAGFLAGLILLVIGAINFDFSNSEIPPGLTQPAKLRILHIILICTAVVGRILENIGICTQVSFVRYMQGRKTLGADPKLFIKDLWFERVPVRIYQPKAPSANQRRGVMFFHGGGWVFGSLETHEELCRFIARESESVVVSVGYRLAPEHKYPAAYEDCLNATQHFLQHLERYGVDPARVTVCGDSAGGNLAAAVSQTLAGSSDLPRLRAQILIYPGLQALDFNLPSYQQNQGVPLLFRERAAFYMLQYLNGNATKLEEVLEGSHIPIDIKLKYKKWVSPDNIPEEFKVRGYKPRVLLDCTTEVYETVKRFCEPNLCPLLAEDTVIQQLPESFILTCEYDVLRDDGLLYKKRLENNGVRVTWYHLKDGFHGVINSFNSAWLSFPAGKRGLDNIVNFLRSL; encoded by the exons ATGGCAGTTGTGCTCACAGTGTTGGTGTTATTCTTAGCTGGATTTCTTGCTGGACTTATATTATTGGTCATAGGGGCAATTAATTTTGACTTTTCCAACtcagaaattcctcctggaCTGACTCAGCCTGCAAAGCTCCGAATCCTTCATATAATTTTAATATGCACAGCTGTGGTG ggaaggattttggaAAACATTGGCATCTGCACTCAGGTGAGCTTTGTGCGGTACATGCAAGGAAGAAAGACTCTGGGGGCGGACCCGAAGCTCTTCATTAAGGATCTGTGGTTTGAGAGAGTGCCTGTAAGGATTTACCAGCCTAAGGCTCCATCTGCCAACCAAAGGAGAGGAGTTATGTTCTTTCATGGAGGAGGATGGGTATTTGGAAGCCTTG AGACCCACGAAGAGCTGTGTCGCTTTATTGCCAGAGAAAGCGAATCTGTGGTTGTGTCCGTGGG GTACCGTTTAGCCCCTGAGCACAAATACCCCGCTGCGTACGAAGACTGTCTGAACGCCACCCAGCActtcctgcagcacctggagcGCTACGGCGTGGATCCTGCCCGCGTCACTGTCTGCGGGGACAGCGCTGGGGGCaacctggcagctgctgtgagccagaccctggcaggcagctcagacCTCCCCAGACTCCGTGCTCAGATCCTCATCTACCCAGGCCTTCAGGCCCTGGACTTCAATTTGCCATCCTACCAACAAAACCAGGGAGTCCCTCTGCTCTTCCGGGAACGTGCTGCTTTCTACATGCTGCAGTACCTAAATGGAAATGCAACAAAACTGGAAGAGGTCTTGGAAGGTTCCCATATTCCTATAGATATTAAATTAAAGTATAAAAAGTGGGTGAGTCCCGACAACATCCCTGAGGAATTTAAGGTCAGAGGCTACAAACCACGTGTGCTACTTGATTGTACAACTGAAGTTTATGAGACAGTGAAGAGATTCTGTGAGCCCAACCTGTGCCCTCTGCTGGCTGAAGACACAGTtatccagcagctgccagaatCCTTCATCCTGACCTGCGAGTACGACGTGCTGAGGGACGATGGTTTGTTGTACAAGAAGAGGCTGGAGAACAATGGGGTTCGAGTGACCTGGTACCACCTCAAGGATGGATTCCATGGAGTCATAAACTCATTTAATAGTGCCTGGTTGTCGTTTCCAGCCGGAAAAAGGGGCCTTGATAATATTGTGAATTTTCTAAGAAGCTTATAG
- the LOC131587514 gene encoding arylacetamide deacetylase-like 4, with translation MYSKLPIIRTIQTEYANCSIPPGVSNPGKLRFIVAVLIVASTLGRIFEKLELCSSLAVKRFVFSGWKPGPAPGVRQEDARFGGVPVRLYRPREVRSAVLLFHGGGWIFCSLDSHERICQYIAKESSSLVVSVGYRLAPEHKYPAAYEDCLNATQHFLQHLERYGVDPARVTVCGDSAGGNLAAAVSQTLAGSSDLPRLRAQILIYPGLQALDFNLPSYQQNQGVPLLFRERAVFYSLQYVQGDTSNMQEVLEGSHIPPDMRLKYGKWVSPDNIPEEFKVRGYKPHKPCEFKPGVFEKVKRIRENTLCPLFAEDEIIQQLPESFILTCEYDVLRDDGLLYKKRLEDNGVRVTWYHLEDGFHGVINLFEYCGLSFPSGKRGLDRVVEFIKGL, from the exons ATGTATTCCAAACTAC CAATCATAAGAACAATTCAAACTGAGTATGCCAATTGCAGCATCCCTCCTGGAGTGAGCAATCCTGGAAAACTTCGAtttattgttgctgttttgaTTGTTGCATCTACTCTG GGCAGGATTTTTgagaagctggagctgtgcagcagcttgGCCGTCAAGCGCTTCGTGTTCTCCGGCTGGAagccgggcccagcgccgggtGTGCGGCAGGAGGACGCGCGGTTCGGGGGGGTGCCCGTGCGGCTGTACCGGCCCCGCGAGGTGCGCAGCGCCGTGCTGCTGTTCCACGGCGGCGGCTGGATCTTCTGCAGCCTCG ATTCCCATGAAAGGATCTGCCAATACATTGCCAAGGAAAGCAGCTCGCTGGTGGTGTCCGTGGG GTACCGTTTAGCCCCTGAGCACAAATACCCCGCTGCGTACGAAGACTGTCTGAACGCCACCCAGCActtcctgcagcacctggagcGCTACGGCGTGGATCCTGCCCGCGTCACTGTCTGCGGGGACAGCGCTGGGGGCaacctggcagctgctgtgagccagaccctggcaggcagctcagacCTCCCCAGACTCCGTGCTCAGATCCTCATCTACCCAGGCCTTCAGGCCCTGGACTTCAATTTGCCATCCTACCAACAAAACCAGGGAGTCCCTCTGCTCTTCCGGGAACGTGCTGTTTTCTATTCTTTGCAGTACGTACAAGGGGACACATCAAATATGCAAGAGGTCTTGGAGGGCTCTCATATTCCTCCAGACATGAGGCTGAAGTATGGGAAGTGGGTGAGTCCAGACAACATCCCTGAGGAATTTAAAGTTAGGGGCTATAagccacacaagccctgtgaaTTCAAGCCTGGAGTTTTTGAGAAAGTGAAAAGAATCCGTGAGAACACACTGTGCCCGCTGTTTGCTGAAGATGAAATTattcagcagctgccagaaTCCTTCATCCTGACCTGCGAGTACGACGTGCTGAGGGACGATGGTTTGTTGTACAAGAAGAGGCTGGAGGACAACGGGGTTCGAGTGACCTGGTACCACCTCGAGGATGGATTCCATGGAGTCATAAACCTGTTTGAATATTGTGGTTTGTCATTTCCATCTGGGAAAAGGGGATTGGACAGGGTTGTTGAATTTATAAAAGGCCTGTAA
- the LOC131587333 gene encoding arylacetamide deacetylase-like 4, whose product MALLPALLLLLLPLAALAAAAVLLGLPGYDIPPGVNQPAKLRLVLTVLLGTAALGRILEKTGLCSQITFGRYVRQGRKLGLDPKLFIQDLQFNEVPVRVYQPKATSDGPRRGILFFHGGGWVFGSLDTYENVCRYLSRESDSVVVSVQYRLAPEHKYPAAYEDCLNATQHFLQHLERYGVDPARVTVCGDSAGGNLAAAVSQTLAGSSDLPRLRAQILIYPGLQALDFNLPSYQQNQGVPLLFRERAAFFALLYLNGDALHMQEVLEGSHIPPDMRLKYRKWVSPDNIPEEFKVRGVKPLRPTDFIAEVYETVKRFCEPNLCPLLAEDSVVHQLPESFILTCEYDVLRDDGLLYKKRLEDNGVRVTWYHLEDGFHGIISLYDYCGLSFPSGKRGLDRVVNFLKSL is encoded by the exons ATGGCGCTGCTGCccgcgctgctgctgctgctcctgcccctggcgGCGCTGGCGGCGGCCGCGGTGCTGCTCGGCCTGCCCGGCTACGACATCCCGCCCGGGGTGAACCAGCCGGCCAAGCTGCGCCTGGTGCTGACCGTGCTGCTCGGCACCGCCGCGCTG ggaaggattttggaGAAGACTGGGCTTTGCAGCCAAATCACTTTTGGCCGATATGTGCGACAGGGACGGAAACTAGGGTTGGATCCAAAGCTCTTTATCCAGGATCTGCAGTTTAATGAAGTACCTGTGAGGGTTTATCAGCCTAAAGCTACCTCAGATGGGCCAAGGAGAGGCATCCTCTTCTTTCATGGAGGAGGCTGGGTATTTGGAAGCCTTG ATACCTATGAAAATGTGTGTCGCTACCTCTCCAGGGAGAGTGACTCGGTAGTTGTATCTGTGCA GTACCGTTTAGCCCCTGAGCACAAATACCCCGCTGCGTACGAAGACTGTCTGAACGCCACCCAGCActtcctgcagcacctggagcGCTACGGCGTGGATCCTGCCCGCGTCACTGTCTGCGGGGACAGCGCTGGGGGCaacctggcagctgctgtgagccagaccctggcaggcagctcagacCTCCCCAGACTCCGTGCTCAGATCCTCATCTACCCAGGCCTTCAGGCACTGGACTTCAATTTGCCATCCTACCAACAAAACCAGGGAGTCCCTCTGCTCTTCCGGGAACGTGCTGCTTTCTTTGCTTTGCTGTACCTCAATGGGGATGCACTGCACATGCAAGAGGTCTTGGAGGGCTCTCATATTCCTCCAGACATGAGGCTGAAGTATAGGAAGTGGGTGAGTCCAGACAACATCCCTGAGGAATTTAAGGTCAGAGGTGTGAAGCCACTTAGGCCCACTGATTTTATAGCTGAAGTTTATGAGACAGTGAAGAGATTCTGTGAGCCCAACCTGTGCCCACTGTTGGCTGAAGACTCTGTTGTTCACCAGCTGCCAGAATCCTTCATCCTGACCTGCGAGTACGACGTGCTGAGGGACGATGGTTTGTTGTACAAGAAGAGGCTGGAGGACAACGGGGTTCGAGTGACCTGGTACCACCTCGAGGATGGATTCCACGGGATCATAAGTCTATATGATTATTGTGGTTTGTCATTTCCATCTGGGAAAAGGGGGTTGGACAGGGTTGTTAACTTCCTAAAAAGCTTATAG